The Streptomyces sp. Je 1-332 genome has a window encoding:
- a CDS encoding ATP-binding protein, which produces MSIGTSRSPGVQDILSTRADHGALGDLGGLGLDPDDLPDGLVVADETGRVICFNAAAERITAVRAADALGAPLERALPLEDLEGRRWWQLTDPYGGLATRFAQPERNLLLPGGREVLVSARYVRTAPTGPVRRVVVSIRDTEARRRTERSHAELIATVAHELRSPLTSVKGFTATLLAKWERFTDDQKKLMLETVDADANRVTRLIAELLDISRIDSGRLELRRQPVDIGAAVGRHIQAHVASGQDADRFLVRIEQPMPDLWADPDKIDQVLSNLLENAVRHGEGTVTIDVAAASSTASPRERGGAETAVTVSDEGTGIPEESMGRVFTRFWRGSKRGGTGLGLYIVKGIVEAHGGTITVGRAPGGGAQFRFTLPVGTPAYLL; this is translated from the coding sequence ATGAGCATCGGCACGAGCAGATCACCGGGGGTACAGGACATCCTGTCCACTCGCGCGGACCATGGCGCCCTCGGTGACCTCGGCGGGCTCGGCCTCGACCCGGACGACCTGCCGGACGGCCTCGTCGTCGCGGACGAGACGGGGCGCGTCATCTGCTTCAACGCGGCGGCCGAGCGCATCACCGCCGTGCGCGCCGCCGACGCCCTGGGCGCGCCGCTCGAGCGCGCCCTTCCGTTGGAGGATCTCGAAGGCCGCCGCTGGTGGCAGCTGACCGATCCGTACGGCGGTCTTGCCACCCGCTTCGCCCAGCCCGAGCGCAATCTGCTGCTCCCCGGCGGGCGTGAGGTCCTCGTCTCCGCTCGCTACGTGCGCACCGCGCCCACCGGCCCCGTCCGCCGCGTCGTCGTCTCCATCCGCGATACCGAGGCCCGCCGCCGCACCGAGCGCAGCCATGCCGAGCTGATCGCCACCGTCGCCCACGAGCTCCGCTCGCCCCTCACCTCCGTGAAGGGCTTCACCGCGACGCTGCTCGCCAAATGGGAGCGCTTCACCGACGACCAGAAGAAGCTGATGCTGGAGACGGTGGACGCCGACGCCAACCGCGTCACGCGCCTCATCGCCGAGCTCCTCGACATCTCCCGCATCGACTCCGGGCGGCTCGAGCTGCGCCGCCAGCCCGTCGACATCGGCGCCGCCGTCGGCCGCCACATCCAGGCCCATGTCGCATCCGGCCAGGACGCCGACCGCTTCCTCGTACGGATCGAGCAGCCGATGCCCGACCTCTGGGCCGACCCCGACAAGATCGACCAGGTGCTGAGCAACCTGCTGGAAAATGCCGTGCGGCACGGCGAAGGAACCGTCACCATCGACGTGGCAGCGGCTTCGTCGACGGCATCCCCGCGCGAGCGGGGCGGGGCCGAGACGGCCGTGACCGTGAGCGACGAGGGAACGGGCATTCCGGAGGAATCGATGGGCCGCGTCTTCACCCGCTTCTGGCGGGGCAGCAAACGCGGCGGGACGGGACTTGGCTTGTACATCGTGAAGGGCATCGTCGAAGCGCACGGCGGGACGATCACCGTCGGCCGCGCACCCGGTGGCGGCGCCCAGTTCCGATTTACGTTGCCCGTGGGCACTCCGGCGTATCTCCTGTGA
- a CDS encoding RNA methyltransferase, with amino-acid sequence MPASPELISPKSPRVSAARRLGKRNFRGKERLFLAEGPQAVREGAAHPDTLVELFATVEAADRYADIVGEARAAGARVHLADEDVIADISTTVTPQGLVGVCRFLDTPFDGILAARPKLVAVLAHVRDPGNAGTVLRCADAAGADAVVLTDASVDLYNPKCVRASVGSLFHLPVAVGVPVERAVQGLKDAGVRILAADGAGDDDLDDELDKGTMGTPSAWVFGNEAWGLPEETRALADAVVRVPIHGRAESLNLATAAAVCLYASARAQRAAGGCRSVTPS; translated from the coding sequence ATGCCCGCCAGCCCCGAGTTGATCTCCCCCAAGTCCCCCCGCGTCAGCGCCGCCCGGCGGCTGGGCAAGCGGAACTTTCGGGGGAAGGAGCGACTGTTTCTCGCTGAGGGGCCGCAGGCCGTGCGGGAGGGTGCCGCGCATCCGGACACGCTGGTCGAGCTGTTCGCCACCGTCGAGGCCGCGGATCGGTACGCCGACATCGTGGGGGAAGCCCGTGCCGCGGGGGCCCGGGTGCATCTGGCGGACGAGGACGTCATCGCCGACATCTCCACGACCGTCACGCCGCAGGGGCTCGTCGGTGTCTGCCGGTTCCTGGACACTCCCTTCGACGGGATCCTGGCCGCCAGGCCCAAGCTGGTCGCCGTCCTCGCGCACGTCCGTGACCCCGGGAACGCCGGCACCGTACTGCGGTGTGCCGACGCGGCCGGGGCCGACGCCGTCGTCCTGACGGACGCCTCCGTGGACCTCTACAACCCCAAGTGCGTGCGCGCGTCGGTCGGTTCGCTGTTCCACCTGCCCGTCGCCGTCGGCGTACCCGTCGAGCGGGCCGTCCAGGGGCTGAAGGACGCGGGTGTACGCATCCTCGCCGCCGATGGCGCGGGCGATGACGACCTCGACGACGAACTCGACAAGGGCACCATGGGCACGCCGTCCGCCTGGGTCTTCGGCAACGAGGCCTGGGGGCTCCCGGAGGAGACCCGCGCACTCGCCGACGCCGTGGTGCGCGTTCCGATCCACGGCAGAGCCGAAAGCCTCAACCTCGCGACGGCGGCAGCCGTGTGCCTCTATGCGTCCGCCCGTGCACAGCGTGCGGCTGGAGGGTGCCGTTCCGTCACCCCCAGCTAG
- the rplT gene encoding 50S ribosomal protein L20: protein MARVKRAVNAHKKRRAILEAASGYRGQRSRLYRKAKEQVTHSLVYNYNDRKKRKGDFRQLWIQRINAAARQNGMTYNRLIQGLKAANIEVDRKILAELAVNDANAFAALVEVAQKALPSDVNAPKAA from the coding sequence GTGGCACGCGTCAAGCGGGCAGTCAACGCCCACAAGAAGCGTCGGGCGATCCTCGAAGCCGCAAGCGGCTACCGCGGCCAGCGCTCGCGCCTGTACCGCAAGGCCAAGGAGCAGGTCACCCACTCCCTGGTCTACAACTACAACGACCGCAAGAAGCGCAAGGGCGACTTCCGTCAGCTGTGGATCCAGCGCATCAACGCCGCTGCCCGCCAGAACGGCATGACGTACAACCGCCTCATCCAGGGTCTGAAGGCCGCCAACATCGAGGTGGACCGCAAGATCCTCGCGGAGCTCGCCGTCAACGACGCGAACGCCTTCGCGGCGCTCGTCGAGGTTGCGCAGAAGGCTCTGCCTTCGGACGTCAACGCGCCGAAGGCTGCCTGA
- the rpmI gene encoding 50S ribosomal protein L35, protein MPKNKTHSGASKRFKITGSGKVLRERAGKRHLLEHKSSRLTRRLTGNAEMAPGDAKKIKKLLGK, encoded by the coding sequence ATGCCGAAGAACAAGACGCACAGCGGTGCCAGCAAGCGCTTCAAGATCACCGGCTCCGGCAAGGTGCTCCGTGAGCGCGCCGGCAAGCGCCACCTGCTCGAGCACAAGTCGTCCCGTCTGACGCGTCGCCTCACCGGCAACGCCGAGATGGCCCCGGGCGACGCCAAGAAGATCAAGAAGCTTCTCGGCAAGTGA
- the infC gene encoding translation initiation factor IF-3, translating into MSAEPRINDRIRVPEVRLVGPSGEQVGIVPLAKALELAQEYDLDLVEVAATARPPVCKLMDYGKFKYESAMKAREARKNQAHTVIKEMKLRPKIDPHDYDTKKGHVVRFLKQGDKVKITIMFRGREQSRPELGYRLLQRLANDVEDLGFIESNPKQDGRNMIMVLGPHKKKTEAMAEAREAQAVRKADAKANPGRSQNSAEDEEPAEAPAEAAAEAPAEAPAEA; encoded by the coding sequence ATCAGCGCCGAGCCCCGCATCAACGACCGGATTCGCGTTCCCGAGGTGCGACTTGTCGGTCCCAGCGGCGAGCAGGTCGGGATTGTTCCGCTTGCCAAGGCCCTGGAGCTCGCACAGGAGTACGACCTCGACCTGGTCGAGGTGGCGGCGACCGCCCGTCCGCCCGTGTGCAAGCTCATGGACTACGGGAAGTTCAAGTACGAGTCGGCCATGAAGGCCCGTGAGGCGCGCAAGAACCAGGCGCACACGGTCATCAAGGAGATGAAGCTCCGGCCGAAGATCGACCCGCACGACTATGACACCAAGAAGGGTCACGTCGTCCGGTTCCTCAAGCAGGGCGACAAGGTCAAGATCACGATCATGTTCCGTGGTCGCGAGCAGTCCAGGCCGGAACTCGGCTACCGACTGCTGCAGCGTCTCGCGAACGACGTCGAAGACCTCGGGTTCATCGAGTCGAACCCGAAGCAGGACGGCCGAAACATGATCATGGTCCTCGGTCCGCACAAGAAGAAGACCGAAGCCATGGCCGAGGCTCGCGAGGCCCAGGCGGTCCGCAAGGCGGACGCGAAGGCCAACCCGGGCCGCTCGCAGAACTCCGCCGAGGACGAGGAGCCCGCAGAGGCTCCTGCCGAGGCCGCCGCCGAAGCCCCTGCAGAGGCCCCGGCCGAGGCCTGA
- a CDS encoding DUF1844 domain-containing protein: protein MSDATPSPESGTGPVSDSPDFDTLTRDIADVPAVEVITTVAVHLMSAAAVNLGLAEGGEGHKDLDEARKLIHSLAGLMDASATEISSFHAAPLRDGLKSLQLAFREASEVPDEPGQGPGEKYTGPVFG, encoded by the coding sequence ATGAGCGACGCGACCCCCTCCCCCGAGTCCGGCACCGGCCCGGTCTCCGATTCTCCCGACTTCGACACCCTGACGCGTGACATCGCGGACGTCCCCGCGGTCGAGGTGATCACCACGGTCGCCGTCCACCTGATGAGCGCGGCAGCCGTGAACCTCGGTCTCGCCGAGGGCGGCGAGGGCCACAAGGACCTCGACGAGGCCCGCAAGCTGATCCACTCGCTCGCCGGTCTGATGGACGCGAGCGCCACGGAGATCTCCTCGTTCCACGCGGCCCCGCTGCGCGACGGCCTGAAGTCGCTGCAGCTGGCCTTCCGTGAGGCGTCCGAGGTTCCGGACGAGCCGGGTCAGGGCCCGGGCGAGAAGTACACGGGCCCGGTCTTCGGCTGA
- a CDS encoding SseB family protein, which translates to MANKNIPDPGFSDDDGAGDPRLTAALAAWAQDRTAHGAVLEALAGARLLVPVVAVLGEVEEDENGLRREKTSDMAVPTLKAGDRKALPAFTSTETLALWDPEARPVAVPLHQALQAAAHEQADTIVLDLAGPVPYEINRPALIALSEGRHTRDPLSDPAVTAAVRASVASEPAVLRAYLGAGTADGTLALVIDPSADPAEAAQRVARHIAADETLRARLVSGLDLALLPAGATPPGEPFYVREG; encoded by the coding sequence GTGGCGAACAAGAACATCCCGGACCCCGGTTTCTCCGATGACGACGGGGCCGGTGACCCCCGGCTCACCGCGGCCCTGGCCGCTTGGGCGCAGGACCGTACGGCCCACGGGGCCGTTCTGGAGGCACTCGCCGGCGCCCGGCTCCTCGTTCCCGTCGTCGCCGTGCTCGGCGAGGTCGAGGAGGACGAGAACGGGCTGCGCCGCGAGAAGACCAGCGACATGGCGGTCCCCACCCTCAAGGCGGGTGACCGCAAGGCGCTGCCCGCGTTCACCTCGACCGAGACCCTCGCCCTGTGGGACCCGGAGGCCCGGCCCGTCGCCGTCCCCCTGCACCAGGCGCTCCAGGCCGCCGCGCACGAGCAGGCCGACACGATCGTCCTCGACCTCGCGGGACCCGTCCCCTACGAGATCAACCGGCCCGCCCTGATCGCGCTCTCCGAAGGCCGCCACACCCGGGACCCGCTCTCCGACCCCGCCGTCACGGCCGCCGTGCGCGCGTCCGTCGCCAGCGAGCCGGCAGTCCTGCGGGCCTACCTCGGCGCGGGCACCGCGGACGGCACCCTCGCGCTCGTCATCGACCCCTCGGCCGACCCCGCCGAAGCCGCGCAGCGCGTCGCCCGGCACATCGCGGCCGACGAAACACTGAGGGCCCGCCTGGTCAGCGGCCTCGACCTGGCACTGCTGCCGGCCGGGGCGACGCCACCGGGCGAGCCCTTCTACGTACGGGAAGGCTGA
- a CDS encoding IS110 family transposase encodes MNEYDEIGVFLGLDVGKSAHHGHGLTPAGKKVFDKQLPNTEPKLRQVFDKLREKFGTVLVVVDQPASIGALPLTVARDTGCQVAYLPGLSMRRIADLYPGEAKTDARDAAVIADAARTMPHTLRSLQLTDEITAELTVLVGFDQDLAAEATRTSNRIRGLLTQFHPSLERVLGPRLDHPAVTWLLERYGSPAALRRAGRRRLVEVVRPKAPRMAKRLTDDVFDALDEQTVVVPGTGTLDIVIPSLARSLGAVHEQRRAAESQIAALLEDHPLSKVLTSLPGVGVRTAAALLVTVGDGTSFPTAAHLASYAGLAPTTKSSGTSIHGEHAPRGGNRQLKRAMFLSAFAALHDPASRTYYDKCRARGKTHTQALLRLARQRINVLFAMLRDGTFYEPRTPRLA; translated from the coding sequence TTGAACGAGTACGACGAGATAGGTGTCTTCCTGGGCCTGGACGTGGGGAAGAGCGCTCACCACGGACACGGACTCACCCCGGCCGGCAAGAAAGTCTTCGACAAGCAACTGCCCAACACCGAACCGAAGCTGCGGCAGGTCTTCGACAAGCTCCGCGAGAAGTTCGGCACCGTCCTGGTCGTCGTGGACCAGCCGGCCTCGATCGGCGCTCTGCCGCTGACAGTGGCCCGCGACACGGGCTGCCAGGTCGCCTACCTGCCGGGCCTTTCGATGCGACGGATCGCTGACCTCTACCCGGGCGAGGCAAAGACCGATGCCCGCGACGCGGCCGTCATCGCGGACGCCGCCCGCACCATGCCGCACACCCTTCGCTCGCTTCAGCTGACCGACGAGATCACCGCCGAGCTCACCGTCCTCGTCGGCTTCGACCAGGACCTGGCGGCCGAGGCCACCCGCACATCCAACCGGATCCGGGGCCTGCTCACCCAGTTCCACCCGTCCCTGGAACGGGTCCTGGGCCCGCGTCTGGATCACCCGGCGGTCACCTGGCTGCTGGAACGCTACGGATCCCCAGCCGCGCTGCGAAGAGCCGGACGCCGCAGGCTGGTTGAGGTGGTCCGGCCCAAAGCCCCGCGCATGGCAAAACGGCTGACCGACGACGTCTTCGATGCACTCGACGAGCAGACCGTCGTGGTCCCGGGCACCGGCACCCTGGACATCGTGATCCCCTCGCTGGCCCGCTCGCTCGGCGCCGTTCACGAGCAACGACGGGCGGCAGAATCCCAGATCGCAGCCCTGCTGGAGGACCACCCTCTTTCCAAGGTCCTGACGTCGCTGCCCGGCGTCGGCGTCAGGACCGCCGCCGCACTGCTGGTCACCGTCGGCGACGGCACCAGCTTCCCCACCGCCGCCCACCTCGCCTCCTACGCCGGCCTCGCCCCCACCACCAAGTCCTCCGGGACCTCGATCCACGGCGAACACGCCCCACGGGGCGGCAACCGGCAGCTCAAACGCGCGATGTTCCTGTCCGCGTTCGCTGCCCTGCACGATCCTGCCTCCCGCACCTATTACGACAAATGCCGGGCCAGAGGAAAAACCCACACCCAAGCGCTCCTCCGCCTCGCCCGACAACGGATCAACGTGCTGTTTGCAATGCTCCGCGACGGCACCTTCTACGAACCCAGAACCCCACGCCTCGCTTGA
- the mycP gene encoding type VII secretion-associated serine protease mycosin: MRIRPLGVAALAATLALLPATAHADDGIRAQQWALDALHTSQAWQTTKGKGVTVAVLDTGIDRDHPDLTGNVLEGKDMVGFGAKKGDRPWARHGTAMAGIIAGHGHGAGRGDGVLGIAPEAKILPIRVILEDGDPNRSKARNTRGNALADGIRWATDHGADVINLSLGDDSKSAHPEPAEDAAVQYALKKGAVVVASAGNGGERGDHISYPAAYPGVVAATAVDESGERASFSTRRWYATVSAPGKDIVIADPDREYYEGWGTSAASAFVSGAVALIRAAHPGLTPPQIKQLLEDTARDVPTGGRDDSHGFGFIDPAAAIAEGGKMKPDGLKSAAYGKKYFGPGPDADRDDGPAAWVGPVAGAMGAALLATAVYLWRGRRGNGRSSAR, translated from the coding sequence ATGAGAATCCGCCCCCTGGGTGTCGCCGCCCTCGCCGCGACGCTCGCCCTCCTGCCCGCCACGGCCCACGCCGACGACGGCATACGCGCCCAGCAATGGGCCCTCGACGCCCTGCACACCAGCCAGGCCTGGCAGACCACCAAGGGCAAGGGCGTCACCGTCGCCGTCCTGGACACCGGCATAGACCGCGATCACCCCGACCTGACCGGCAACGTCCTCGAAGGCAAGGACATGGTCGGCTTCGGCGCGAAGAAGGGCGACCGCCCCTGGGCCCGGCACGGCACGGCCATGGCCGGCATCATCGCGGGCCACGGACACGGCGCGGGCCGCGGCGACGGCGTCCTTGGCATCGCGCCCGAGGCCAAGATCCTGCCGATCCGCGTGATCCTGGAGGACGGCGACCCGAACCGCTCGAAGGCGCGCAACACCCGGGGCAACGCCCTGGCCGACGGCATCCGCTGGGCCACCGACCACGGCGCCGACGTCATCAACCTCTCCCTGGGCGACGACTCCAAGTCCGCGCACCCCGAACCCGCCGAGGACGCCGCGGTCCAGTACGCCCTGAAGAAGGGCGCCGTCGTCGTCGCGTCCGCGGGCAACGGCGGCGAGCGCGGCGACCACATCTCGTACCCTGCGGCCTACCCCGGCGTCGTCGCCGCCACCGCCGTCGACGAGAGCGGCGAGCGCGCCTCCTTCTCCACCCGCCGCTGGTACGCCACGGTCAGCGCCCCCGGCAAGGACATCGTCATCGCCGACCCGGACCGGGAGTACTACGAAGGCTGGGGCACCAGCGCCGCGTCCGCGTTCGTCTCGGGCGCCGTAGCCCTCATCCGCGCCGCCCACCCCGGCCTGACCCCACCCCAGATCAAGCAGCTCCTGGAGGACACGGCCCGCGACGTCCCGACCGGCGGCCGGGACGACTCACACGGCTTCGGCTTCATCGACCCGGCAGCCGCGATCGCCGAGGGCGGCAAGATGAAACCGGACGGCCTGAAGTCGGCGGCGTACGGAAAGAAGTACTTCGGCCCGGGTCCGGACGCGGACAGGGACGACGGTCCCGCGGCCTGGGTGGGCCCGGTCGCGGGCGCCATGGGCGCGGCGCTCCTGGCGACAGCGGTCTACCTCTGGCGGGGGCGCCGCGGGAACGGCCGCAGCTCTGCGCGGTAG
- a CDS encoding amino acid deaminase/aldolase, producing the protein MTSRAADRARYDRATAHLDAPVAIVDLEAFDANADDLVRRAGGKPIRVASKSVRCRALLERVLARDGFAGIMSFTLAESLWLARSGFDDVLLAYPSADRAAFAELAADPKLASSVTVMVDDPAQLRLIDEARGGGREEVRVCLELDTAYRVLGGRVRIGALRSPLHSPAQVAALARAVARRPGFRLVGVMAYEGHVAGVGDAVAGHPARSRAIRLMQAAARKELGARRAETIRAVRAVAPDLEFVNGGGTGSVQHTAAERAVTEIAAGSGLYVPRLFDNYTSFSGRPAALFAQPVVRRPSAGTVTVLGGGYPASGAAGADRSPVPYLPEGLRYDPQEGAGEVQTPLLGAPADDLRIGDKVWFRHAKAGEMCERFDALHLVGGDRVTTTVPTYRGEGRTFL; encoded by the coding sequence ATGACCTCCCGTGCAGCAGACCGGGCCCGCTACGACCGGGCCACCGCACACCTCGACGCCCCCGTCGCGATCGTCGATCTGGAGGCATTCGACGCCAATGCCGACGACCTCGTGCGCCGGGCCGGCGGGAAGCCGATCCGGGTCGCGAGCAAGTCCGTGCGCTGCCGGGCGCTGCTCGAACGCGTGCTGGCCCGCGACGGTTTCGCCGGGATCATGTCCTTCACACTGGCCGAGTCGCTGTGGCTCGCACGCTCGGGCTTCGATGACGTCCTCCTCGCCTACCCCTCGGCGGACCGCGCCGCCTTCGCCGAACTGGCCGCCGACCCGAAGCTCGCGTCCTCGGTGACCGTGATGGTCGACGACCCGGCGCAGCTGCGGCTCATCGACGAGGCAAGGGGCGGCGGACGCGAAGAGGTGCGGGTCTGCCTGGAGTTGGACACCGCCTACCGGGTCCTCGGGGGCCGGGTGCGGATCGGGGCGCTGCGCTCACCCCTGCACTCCCCCGCGCAAGTCGCCGCGCTCGCCCGCGCCGTGGCCCGGCGTCCCGGGTTCAGGCTCGTGGGCGTGATGGCGTACGAGGGGCATGTGGCGGGGGTCGGTGACGCGGTCGCCGGTCATCCCGCGCGCTCGCGGGCGATCCGGTTGATGCAGGCCGCGGCACGCAAGGAGCTCGGGGCGCGGCGCGCCGAGACCATCCGCGCGGTGCGGGCGGTCGCGCCGGATTTGGAGTTCGTCAACGGCGGCGGCACCGGCAGTGTGCAGCACACCGCCGCCGAGCGGGCGGTGACCGAGATCGCGGCGGGGTCGGGGCTTTACGTGCCGCGGCTCTTCGACAACTACACGTCGTTCAGCGGGCGTCCGGCCGCGCTCTTCGCCCAGCCCGTGGTGCGCCGCCCGAGCGCGGGCACCGTGACCGTCCTCGGCGGCGGCTACCCCGCCTCGGGTGCCGCGGGCGCCGACCGCTCCCCGGTGCCGTACCTCCCGGAGGGTCTGCGCTACGACCCGCAGGAGGGCGCGGGCGAGGTGCAGACCCCGCTGCTCGGCGCGCCCGCCGACGACCTGCGGATCGGCGACAAGGTGTGGTTCCGGCACGCCAAGGCCGGGGAGATGTGCGAGCGGTTCGACGCGCTGCACCTCGTCGGGGGCGACCGCGTGACGACCACCGTCCCGACGTACCGGGGCGAGGGCCGCACCTTCCTCTGA
- a CDS encoding DUF2510 domain-containing protein translates to MSMSPPPGWYPDPSAPPAQHVERWWDGSAWTEHRRTPESPQMGGAQPTFGPPQPVRPTSSGGGGRGKVVALATAGVVLVASIVTGVVLLGEDEGDPQVDGPVPGASEPVDPPSPTSAAPTTSAPDPDPSTLVDQLNGITIPVPDGWEKADSTVGGDPTVRTPDVYDCPGEGSLCRHGTVYSRTSTATDERSPKTLALGDIKDAADRAYDEDAVGMRPFGGIASHEKVKEGSVAVAGRSGYLVRWRVRTEKGPGGYVQSLAFPSSVGSEAMVIIRFAIDARTDEGAPPLSDIDEITKGIRPVGGGETSGGVGNSVGATPP, encoded by the coding sequence ATGAGCATGTCGCCCCCTCCCGGTTGGTACCCGGACCCGTCGGCCCCGCCCGCACAGCACGTCGAGCGCTGGTGGGACGGGTCCGCGTGGACCGAGCACCGGCGTACGCCCGAATCACCCCAAATGGGCGGGGCGCAGCCGACGTTCGGCCCGCCACAGCCGGTGCGGCCGACGAGCTCCGGCGGAGGGGGCCGAGGCAAGGTGGTGGCCCTCGCCACGGCCGGGGTCGTCCTGGTCGCATCGATCGTCACCGGAGTGGTGCTCCTGGGCGAGGACGAAGGCGACCCGCAGGTCGACGGGCCGGTGCCGGGCGCGTCGGAGCCGGTGGACCCGCCGTCACCGACCTCGGCGGCCCCGACCACATCGGCGCCCGACCCCGACCCCTCCACCCTCGTCGACCAGCTCAACGGCATCACGATCCCCGTGCCCGACGGCTGGGAGAAGGCCGACAGCACGGTCGGCGGCGACCCCACCGTCCGCACCCCGGACGTCTACGACTGCCCGGGCGAGGGCAGCCTGTGCCGGCACGGCACGGTCTACTCACGTACATCGACCGCGACCGACGAGCGCTCGCCGAAGACGCTGGCGCTCGGGGACATCAAGGACGCGGCGGACCGGGCGTACGACGAGGACGCGGTCGGCATGCGGCCCTTCGGCGGCATCGCGAGCCACGAGAAGGTCAAGGAGGGGTCCGTCGCGGTCGCGGGCCGCTCCGGTTACCTCGTGCGCTGGCGGGTCCGCACCGAGAAGGGCCCCGGCGGGTACGTCCAGTCGCTCGCCTTCCCCTCCAGCGTCGGATCCGAGGCCATGGTGATCATCCGCTTCGCGATCGACGCGCGGACCGACGAGGGCGCGCCGCCGCTCTCCGACATCGACGAGATCACCAAGGGGATCCGCCCGGTCGGCGGCGGAGAGACCAGCGGCGGCGTGGGCAACAGCGTGGGCGCCACACCGCCTTGA
- a CDS encoding haloacid dehalogenase-like hydrolase, translating to MRNRHALALTLATAATMAAVPATLPAAAATPANSPYVADSPYVADSPYVAKSPKSAAAKARCPQLSKKLTWFGDNRARLQRMIDERGRCGSHRGHDQKRPVAAFDWDNTVVKNDITDATIAWALHHDKILRPASWKSTSKWMTDEADKALTRACGTEVPVGKPLPTSTDTDCADEIFEVREDGKTMSGAAAFAGEWNHRHTVPQYAWVPQLFAGHTVPELESYAAKARKQVLAAPVGATQTVGTHEIPGYARYYDQQRDLIRTLKRAGFDVYIVSAGSEPVTEVWAGGKGGVGIDRKHTIAIRSVLDHKGRITPWNQGCGNVPVNQGEAIPYIDGKRCWINQEIFGVEGKSAWDKQDRAHRIALGGGDADTDVTFVGDATGAHLVLNREKNEFMCRAYDNADGRWVVNPMFIEPMQQKPDLYPCSTAAYNAPDGSKGPVLREDGSVVPDQEDAVY from the coding sequence ATGCGCAACAGACATGCCTTGGCGTTGACGCTGGCCACGGCCGCCACTATGGCAGCCGTGCCGGCGACGCTCCCCGCGGCCGCCGCCACGCCCGCGAACTCCCCGTACGTCGCGGACTCCCCGTACGTCGCGGACTCCCCGTACGTCGCGAAGTCCCCGAAGTCCGCCGCTGCGAAGGCCCGTTGCCCGCAGCTGTCCAAGAAGCTGACCTGGTTCGGCGACAACCGTGCCCGGCTCCAGCGGATGATCGACGAGCGCGGGCGCTGCGGCTCCCACCGGGGCCACGACCAGAAGCGTCCCGTCGCCGCGTTCGACTGGGACAACACCGTCGTCAAGAACGACATCACCGACGCGACGATCGCCTGGGCCCTGCACCACGACAAGATCCTGCGTCCCGCGAGCTGGAAGTCCACCAGCAAGTGGATGACTGACGAGGCCGACAAGGCGCTCACCCGGGCCTGCGGCACGGAGGTGCCGGTCGGCAAGCCGCTGCCCACCTCCACCGACACCGACTGCGCCGACGAGATCTTCGAGGTCCGCGAGGACGGGAAGACGATGAGCGGCGCCGCCGCCTTCGCGGGGGAGTGGAACCACCGGCACACCGTCCCGCAGTACGCCTGGGTGCCCCAGCTCTTCGCCGGACACACCGTCCCCGAACTGGAGTCGTACGCCGCGAAGGCCCGCAAGCAGGTGCTCGCCGCCCCCGTGGGCGCCACCCAGACGGTCGGCACGCACGAGATTCCCGGTTACGCCCGCTACTACGACCAGCAGCGCGACCTCATCCGCACGCTCAAGAGGGCCGGGTTCGACGTCTACATCGTCTCGGCGGGCTCGGAGCCGGTGACGGAGGTCTGGGCAGGCGGCAAGGGGGGTGTGGGCATCGACCGGAAGCACACCATCGCCATCCGCTCGGTCCTCGACCACAAGGGCCGGATCACCCCCTGGAACCAGGGCTGCGGCAACGTCCCCGTGAACCAGGGCGAGGCCATCCCCTACATCGACGGCAAGCGCTGCTGGATCAACCAGGAGATCTTCGGCGTCGAGGGCAAGTCGGCCTGGGACAAGCAGGATCGGGCCCACCGCATCGCGCTCGGCGGCGGTGACGCCGACACGGACGTGACGTTCGTCGGTGACGCCACAGGAGCTCACCTCGTCCTGAACCGCGAGAAGAACGAGTTCATGTGCCGTGCCTACGACAACGCCGACGGCCGCTGGGTCGTGAACCCCATGTTCATCGAGCCCATGCAGCAGAAGCCGGATCTCTACCCGTGCTCGACGGCCGCGTACAACGCACCGGACGGCAGCAAGGGCCCGGTCCTGCGCGAGGACGGCTCGGTCGTACCCGACCAGGAGGACGCGGTGTACTGA